CCAATTACTAGGAATGGCCAGAGAGGTGGTAAAGAATACTCACCGTCAAAGGTACACTGACTTTGGATGGAAACAGAACATGATTGACTTTTGGTTTTTGCgagatgaggatgaagGATTGTCAATGGAAACCCTATTTCGAATTCCAATCAAAGGTGAGGGAAATCTGAATGGTAAACTGGTTGATTATTATACCCTATGGGAGCTTCCAGGAGAAAACAGTGAACCCGTGTAGGTATATAGGAGTTCCTTACAGCCGGCCCAATCTCATTACATACTTTTACTTCATCTGAATGTTTCTATCTATAACCTCCTCGAAAATTAAATTTATAAGTAACAGCCGATACACTTCCTTAATAGAAGATCCTACAATGATAGGGAGGAGAGTATTGGGTCAGGTACCCAATGAAGGGGAATTATCACCTACGGCCAGTCCTAACGGTGCTGAATCCCTTAGCTGTCCCATATGTAATGAAAATATGATCAACTTGGGTCAACTCAACCAACATCTGGACGATACTCATACGAACAATGATCCCTCAGAATCCGTTAATATAGGACCGTATTTAgagaaagatttgaaaaattggttcAGGAcaaaagttgttgataGAGCGAACAGTCTTCATCCACTGATCAGCTCTAAATTGAATACTATGGATGTTGTGGATAATATGGGATACTTCACAATAAGTGATAGTGCCACAAGTTCAGCTCCCAACTCGACAACGAATTCTAGAATTAGCTCTCCTGGCTTGGAGACAAGCGAAATATCTAGGTCGCATTGGAAGAAGCCTAAAGGTAATGACTTTTGtcatttgaaagaatgTAAGAGAAGACTCAATATTAAGAATGGCATAGTCAATTGCAGGAAATGTGGCTTTTTGTTCTGTAATGAGCATACCTACTATAGAATAAAGGTAAATCAAACCCTGCAGTATGATCCATTAGGCGGGCAGTTTGTGAGATGTTGTATCACTTGCTTTACGAATAAGCCGTTCTTTAATAACTTCGAAGGATTCGCTCTTGATGATACCAAAACTTTCCAGGAGCTGAGAGAAAAGAGACTGGAATCTGATAGATTAAAAACAATAGTCTTGGAAAAACGACTACGAAAGATATTTGCATTTGTGTATGATAGGGATAATCCATCCAAGGTAAACAACAGTGAAGTGACAAACTATGTGAAGCAAATCATCCATTGGCAGACTGATAATGAACTGAACAATTGTCCGCTATGCTTTAAAcagtttggaagatttcTTATGAGAAAACACCACTGTAGATTATGCGGTGAAATTCGATGTGACGACGGTTGCTCTCTAGATATTCCCATGAATTATCTGAAACAATTGTTTGATCAATCCCCGGAAACTAATGAACAGTATGACCAAAATCACCCCACCGAAGACGACACGATAGTGTTTGATAAGGTATCCTTAAGAATTTGCAAGTTATGCAAGAATAGAGTGTTCCATAGGCGGCTATTCACTCAGAATAGATCATCAAGTACAGGCATAGATGACCTATTGAGTACCATTCGCCTGGTAAATATATATAAGGAAAAAATCCACCAACTTCTTCCtggttttgaagaagatcttcaGCGATTACAAACCATTGACTCAGcctccaattccaatcaaaTATTGCCTACCAAGGAGCTGGAGGATGATGAACAGTTTCTGAAAATGTTGGTTGAGAAACGATACAAGATCATGAGTGTCTTCAACAAGATTGATAAAATAGCCAAGGGTTTAAAACTGACCATCGACCAGAATGATACACTTCTCTCCCTAAAAAAGCCGCTAGCTGAGGGAATGACCATCGATCAATTAAAAATTGCAAGATCGATATACATGCAGCTGGCCTCCTTCCTTCAAGAGAATATGTTGaagcttcaaaaagttcCTAATCTGACAAACAAACCCAGCACCGAAAACGAAGGTTTGAGTAAGCTAGAAATTAGAGAGTACAGGGACAAATTGATGGTACTTCAAGAACAGCACTATTTAATCAATTCAATGATAGATGAttcgaagaagaaaaggaagttTGACGATCTGAAGATTCTAGACGAAAACTTAGCAGACATTGAGACAGAGattcaaacaatttcaagaaaactAGGAGACGATTCATTTTAGATGGCGTATAGATAACATTATGGGACCTACAAACTTTGTGCATTATTTATTTCAGCCTGCTGATCCTGATTCATCTGCTGTATGACGGGCTCAAAGATGAAGTTTGGGTTGTACTCCCAGCTATTAATATTGGACAAGAAGTCTGGAAAAATTTCGTTAGTAGGTCGTTGCTCTCCTTGATTAATACTTTGATTGTAGACGTTGGGGTAATTTATATCCACAGGATTCCCATTCGTGTTGTTTTTTGGGTTCCTGTTCCCATTTTCATACTCGCCTGATGGTGGGAGACCGAACGACTGTCTATTCGAATTGGCTTCAGTGTAGGGCGTAAAATGATATCTTTGATTGGCCAAATCACTATTCATAGTTGTTGACAAATAACTTAAATCGTTGTAACTACTGTTGGCAGTGCTATTGATCTTGTTAAACTGGCTCCCATTAAATGAAAAGACATTATCACCTGATGATGCGTTTGTAGTGTCAGATGGTTCAGGGATCAAAAATTCGTTCAGGGAAGGGGTTATTGTAGGACCTTGCCTGGGGTTTAGCACCAACTTCACATTGTCTTGGTTTTCCAGTTTGATAGATGCTGTTTCACTGCTGTTACTGGAATCATTTATATCATCGTCCAACAAAGTTAAATCGACTGTTGTTCTGTTTGGAAGCCCAATCTGCTCAAAAAGTTTGTGAATGTTTCTTAGCTTAATGAAATTATCTTTCGCAACATGATTACCACAATTTGCCATATACTTGAGTAGTTCAACACCTTTATCCAACTGACTGTATGATTTACCGGTGAAAATAGCCATCATTAATATTAGGACGGAAGAGAAGCAGAAATGAGTGTCCCAGTAGTCAAAAATGGGCAATCCTTCAATCTTTCGTAGTTGGTACAGCAGGTCAATGGAGTGGCATGCTGCTAAGATACACCGAGATGTAATCTGTCTTGTTTGCTCTGTTTCAACCAAgtactttttgaaaattaCAAGTACAAGGGGTCTGGTGGTGGTAATAATGTACTGattgaacttcaaaaaaagatgaatcaAAGGTCTTTTTGTATCATTATTGTTACTGGCAATATCCCTGTTCAACTGAATGAAgtcttccttcaaatttctttcaaaatgcTCTTCCAGAAGCTTTAAACAAGCTAGAGTGTTGTTTATGATATCCTCTGTGGTCTCTCGGTGTAGCATGACAGTGTTCTTATCTCCAAAGTAAGACCTCTTCGAATGATTGTAGATGAGAGAAAGAATCTTACCGGCAAATTTGCCTAGCTGCACTTGCCTCTGCAATATCGTGCCATCAAATCCATCACCTAGGTCAAGGAAATTCTCCGTAGGTAATTCAATGTcagtttgatcaaaagtTATATGCTGCGGTAATCGTACTCTGGAGGTCGCAAAAGAATCCAGTATGAATGTTGTCCACCATACTCGTTTCCTTTTCTCATTGTAAATGACATCATTATTGGTGGTGTTAACATACTTCGTATGAAGGCCAAGAACTAAACACAACCTCGTGGCTAATCCTAAGTAGGCATATGATGTAGTGATTCTGTTTAGGGATTGTGAGTAATAGGCAATCAAAAGGCAATTCTGGATATTCGTCAAActtggatcttcttcaatgtaGTTTGAGATTTCCATTGCCTGTTTGAAAAACCTCAGACCTGGGGTGTTGGAATCTAGATTGTTCTGTTGAAAATATAATTGCTTATTGATGACAAAATCTGGGTCTTTATTGGAAACCAACGAATAATAAATCTGCTCTCCAATTGACAATGAAAGCAATAGTTGCACAAGAAGTAACTGGTTGTCCGTGGCACCATCTTCATAGAGCTTGTAAAAATGGGGGACAAAAATTGAATGGTCGAAGCAGTATAGTTgttgactttgaaagaaatcCAAACAGAGTTGGGAAATTTTCAGTGCATAAGCTTGGGACGGCAGAATTAAAGAAGTCTGGTTATCAATAGGTTTCTTGAACTGAGAATCTGGCAGGTAGTACTTGCTGTgagatttcaagaactttgaaaccTTATTATTCGACTTTGCATTACCGTCATTATCGCCaaatgaaagagaaatggCAGAATCTAGTTTCATGGacaaatcttcaaactctttgcCAGAATCTGCAGAAAGCGTATCGCTTTGGTTATTCTTTCTTCGTTGTTCTGCTCCGATGAATGGGATCGACGGAGTGCTGCGAGCCTGCAGGTATTGCATCTCAGTCTCATCATCAGTCTTGCTGTCCACATCACTCTTGATTGAGGGATTGTAAACGGAATCACCATTCAGGTTAGAGTCCGGGATCCTATCACGCCGTTCCAATTCCCTCTTGATCTGAATGCTATTGCTATCTGGTTCTTTGACGAGGTCAACTATCACTGTTTCTAAATATTTGATTCGATCCGTCAACTTGTCAAGTTGCGACTCCAAGATGATAACCTTTCTGTCTTTATTGGGATAGCTACATTCTGAGCCCTTTCTGGCCATGATACAGTTTGAACAACTTGGTTTGTCACCTGaacatttgattttttgagCTTTGCAACGAAGGCAGGCGTAATGTAAACGACCGATAACACCCACCGGTGTGGTGTCAATCTGCtccttcaattttattCTCTGCACAGGGAAACCTTGGGCCATAGTTTCAGTTCTTTTCCATCAGTGAGTAGGAGCAAAAAATGTGGTTTTTTCGTTACTATTATCTTCGAATCCCAACTGATGCTGTCCAATGTGGGGACTAGCCAGGCAAGTCATCTAGATATGTGGTGTTAAGATCTTTTTTCGGGTGTTTGCTGTGCATATGGGGAGTCGTGCGCAGTCGgatttcaactttaatCTCACTTGATGTTTAGTGGGAATGCGCATTTGGCAGTAAACCGGCATTTGTAAAACCTCACTAGACTGCCAATTTTGCGTGATTAAAATGACTCTGGAATCTTTAATATCCTCTGGCGTGGAACTGATTGAGCAAGGAAATTATCTAAAGGCAATTGATCAGTTTTCCCGTGCCTTGCAGCTTTCTGATTCCTCCTTTAAGGCTTACCTAAACCGATCAATTGCTTACCAAAGAAGTCAAAAGCTTGATCTGGCATTGAAGGATGTTGATCAGGCAATTCACATTGCGAAGGACCTGAGACAATCCCAAGAATATATCTCTGCATCTTACTTCAGAAAGGCCATAATATTGTATctattgaagaattatGCTGAGAGCTATCAGAATATTCTGTTGGCACAAAAGTATCATTGTTCTGACATAACATTTCCTTCCTGGAAATCCAAAATTGAGGCAAAATTGGACTCAGAGAAATCCAAGCCCGTTCAATCAGTACCTGACTCCAGCAAAGCTGAAAAGCCTTCTGCAAATGAAAAGCCATTGCAACCAACTACCCCTTCCATTGCATCTAAACCAAGAATCGATTGGTATCAGAACTCTACAGAGGTCAATATCTCCATttttgtcaaaaaaataGACAAGTCATCACTAAAGGTTGATTTTGCTAAGGATTCCTTagaagtttcttttcctttgcCTGATTCTGGAGAGGATTACACCTacaaaattgaaaagttgtttGCAAAGATCGACCCATCTCAATCATCATATACTGTGTTTGGTACAAAACTAGAATTAACCTTACAAAAGATTGAACCAATTCAATGGAATTCAATTGAGTTTGACCAGCAACGACAACCATCAACCACCCATGAAGAGTCGACTCTCGCCTACCCTTCCTCCTctaagaaaaagattgattGGTCGAAACTCGGAGATGACGAAGACGAAGCTAAAGATGATCAATCTCCGGATGCTTTCTTCCAGCAATTATACAAGAATGCAGACGATGACAGTAAAAAGGCAATGATGAAGTCCTTCATTGAAAGTGGCGGtaaatctctttcaactAATTGGGATAATGTCGAAAATAAGGACTTTTCCGCCGAAGCAGAACCATAATCCATATTTCTAAAATGTTTCTAAGTCCATATTCCATGCTGGGAGTTTGTTCTCAGTGTCTAGTTCGTCTTCACTGGAGAGATAAACTGGGGTTTGGTCTTTAAATCTCTCCGGAGAGCTGAAGACGTTTACATTTTTGGACACTACCAGTTGGGGTTTCCTCACCTTTAAAACATGTTTTGGCTTCCCCATTCTATTTGCTCCCCTGGAATTGACATTAATATTAATGGGCCTTAACGGTCCTGGCCCTTGCCTCGCTCCAGGTTGCTTTGACTTGTAACtatctttcaaattcaataGTTTTCCATTGGTATTATGATGAGTTCTAAAAACTCCTAGTGTAGAATTTGAGCGTATGACTTTATTCCTGGTCGGCGTGGTTGCTGTGCTTGAGTTTCTTCTGTTCCCGTCACCTGATCTGGAGGATGAAGGTGCTGATTTGTTCAGTCTCCTCGAGGGAGTTCTCTTTATGCGactcttgaaaaactttgattcTAGTTCGTTGATTGTTTCCCAAACATCTACACCATCAACGATTATGCTTTTTCCAGCCTCTTGTTTATAGTTCTCTAATTGCGGTTTTAACACCTCCAAAAGTAGAGGTATATGCTTGGTGATTCTTGTCCGTATTTGCTCttcccttttcaaaatcttgaacGAATCTCTTGATAACAACCTGGAAGAATCTTTACAGCTTTCTTCTAATTCCCgcttttctttgaccaACTCTTTCAGTCTCTCGACATTGTTCAGTATCGGTTTCAACTGTTCAACCTTGACGTTTAGGTTTTCACTAATGTACAGTTGATGTTTATTCAAAAGGTCCTCGTCAAGACGTGTGCTCTCTGACACAAAGTACTCTGGACACTCGTTCCTCTTTTCCTCCTGAGTGTACATCAACAAATTCCAGtaactttcaatttcttttcgAAGAATACTGATAAATTTAGCCGcattcttcagtttcagtTCGTTCAATCGTTCCAACTCGTGTTGATAGTTTTCTATACTCGATTGATGGATGTTATTATTCGAAAGTAAAAACTCAGTAATATAGTTGGCATCAACTTCAGTGTCCAGTTTTGCCCAAAGGCTTTGGCATTGTGACTTCAGTTCAGCAAgctttttttctcttacatctttttccttcaagacCAATTTCAGATTGCAttctaattcttcaaagtccGATAGTAACAGATGTGAAATAGTTGAATCGTTGAAAAATGCTTGAATAATTAAAAGGGATGATACTGACAAGTCTTCTTTCAGTAACGAAGTTACTTCGGGAAGTTTCTCATGTAGAATTGTGGACCTGATGGATACTAGATTTTGAATCAATGAGTCATCTGGAATATATCCGTTTAAGACCTCAAATGTTGACATGTATTTTGACAGTTTGTTCTGAAAGAGATCTTTGATTTTATCGGTGGCATTTCCAATTAGTGCCTTGATTTCGAAATTGAGATTAGCCAACAGAGGAATGCTCATGTGCTTGAAGTTTGTATCCTCAATAATATAATCGACAGTGTTCATATCCAGATTCCcgtttttttcttgaatcatCATTGTGTCCTGCTTGCTGGGTAGTTTTGAAAggtatttttcttcaaattctttacTGCATGGCAAATAGTCCAGCAACTTGTAAAAAATAAGTAGTCTAGAGTCGAACTTTTGGATTTGCTGCAAAAACTCGGGCAGAATCTCTGAATAAACAAGGTCTATTTTGTCTCGTAAGTCATAAAGTGTTTTTTGGGGGCCAACAACTGTCGAAGGTCAATCTCCTCATGAGGATGTTCATTGtgttttttgttgaaatctAGAATGAACTTGGTGGTAAGAAGATCAGAGTTCCACACAAACTC
This window of the Komagataella phaffii GS115 chromosome 2, complete sequence genome carries:
- a CDS encoding Mitotic spindle midzone localized microtubule-associated protein (MAP) family member; amino-acid sequence: MMIQEKNGNLDMNTVDYIIEDTNFKHMSIPLLANLNFEIKALIGNATDKIKDLFQNKLSKYMSTFEVLNGYIPDDSLIQNLVSIRSTILHEKLPEVTSLLKEDLSVSSLLIIQAFFNDSTISHLLLSDFEELECNLKLVLKEKDVREKKLAELKSQCQSLWAKLDTEVDANYITEFLLSNNNIHQSSIENYQHELERLNELKLKNAAKFISILRKEIESYWNLLMYTQEEKRNECPEYFVSESTRLDEDLLNKHQLYISENLNVKVEQLKPILNNVERLKELVKEKRELEESCKDSSRLLSRDSFKILKREEQIRTRITKHIPLLLEVLKPQLENYKQEAGKSIIVDGVDVWETINELESKFFKSRIKRTPSRRLNKSAPSSSRSGDGNRRNSSTATTPTRNKVIRSNSTLGVFRTHHNTNGKLLNLKDSYKSKQPGARQGPGPLRPININVNSRGANRMGKPKHVLKVRKPQLVVSKNVNVFSSPERFKDQTPVYLSSEDELDTENKLPAWNMDLETF
- a CDS encoding putative cochaperone, regulates activity of Cyr1p (adenylyl cyclase) — encoded protein: MTLESLISSGVELIEQGNYLKAIDQFSRALQLSDSSFKAYLNRSIAYQRSQKLDLALKDVDQAIHIAKDLRQSQEYISASYFRKAIILYLLKNYAESYQNILLAQKYHCSDITFPSWKSKIEAKLDSEKSKPVQSVPDSSKAEKPSANEKPLQPTTPSIASKPRIDWYQNSTEVNISIFVKKIDKSSLKVDFAKDSLEVSFPLPDSGEDYTYKIEKLFAKIDPSQSSYTVFGTKLELTLQKIEPIQWNSIEFDQQRQPSTTHEESTLAYPSSSKKKIDWSKLGDDEDEAKDDQSPDAFFQQLYKNADDDSKKAMMKSFIESGGKSLSTNWDNVENKDFSAEAEP